One genomic region from Streptomyces sp. Li-HN-5-11 encodes:
- a CDS encoding cystathionine gamma-synthase, whose amino-acid sequence MSDRHISQHFETLAIHAGNTADPLTGAVVPPIYQVSTYKQDGVGGLRGGYEYSRSANPTRTALEENLAALEGGRRGLAFASGLAAEDCLLRTLLSPGDHVVIPNDAYGGTFRLFAKVVSRWGVEWSVADTGDAAAVRAAITPKTKVVWVETPSNPLLGVTDIAAVAQVAGDAGAKLVVDNTFATPYLQQPLALGADVVVHSLTKYMGGHSDVVGGALIVSDAGLGEELAYHQNAMGAVAGPFDSWLVLRGTKTLAVRMDRHSENATRVADMLSRHARVTRVLYPGLPDHPGHEVAAKQMKAFGGMVSFRVEGGEEAAVEVCNRARVFTLGESLGGVESLIEHPGRMTHASAAGSALEVPADLVRLSVGIENVDDLLEDLQQALG is encoded by the coding sequence ATGAGCGACAGGCACATCAGCCAGCACTTCGAGACCCTCGCGATCCATGCGGGCAACACCGCCGATCCCCTCACCGGCGCCGTCGTCCCGCCCATCTACCAGGTCTCCACCTACAAGCAGGACGGCGTGGGCGGCCTGCGCGGCGGCTACGAGTACAGCCGCAGCGCCAACCCGACACGGACCGCCCTCGAGGAGAACCTCGCCGCCCTGGAGGGCGGTCGCCGGGGGCTCGCGTTCGCCTCCGGACTGGCGGCCGAGGACTGCCTGTTGCGTACGCTGCTCAGCCCCGGCGACCACGTCGTCATTCCCAACGACGCCTACGGCGGCACGTTCCGGCTGTTCGCGAAGGTCGTCTCCCGGTGGGGCGTGGAGTGGTCGGTGGCGGACACCGGCGACGCGGCCGCCGTGCGCGCGGCCATCACCCCGAAGACCAAGGTGGTGTGGGTGGAGACCCCTTCCAACCCGCTGCTCGGCGTCACCGACATCGCCGCCGTCGCTCAGGTCGCCGGGGACGCCGGGGCGAAGCTCGTCGTCGACAACACCTTCGCCACGCCGTACCTGCAGCAGCCGCTCGCGCTCGGCGCCGACGTGGTCGTGCACTCGCTGACCAAGTACATGGGCGGCCACTCGGACGTCGTCGGCGGCGCGCTGATCGTCAGCGACGCGGGGCTCGGCGAGGAGCTGGCGTACCACCAGAACGCCATGGGCGCGGTCGCCGGCCCCTTCGACTCCTGGCTCGTGCTGCGCGGCACCAAGACGCTCGCGGTGCGCATGGACCGGCACAGTGAGAACGCCACCAGGGTCGCCGACATGCTGTCCCGGCACGCGCGCGTGACGCGCGTCCTGTACCCGGGGCTGCCCGACCACCCCGGTCACGAGGTCGCCGCCAAGCAGATGAAGGCGTTCGGGGGCATGGTCTCCTTCCGTGTCGAGGGCGGCGAGGAGGCGGCCGTCGAGGTCTGCAACCGCGCCAGGGTCTTCACGCTCGGCGAGTCCCTGGGCGGCGTCGAGTCGCTGATCGAGCACCCGGGCCGTATGACCCACGCCTCCGCGGCCGGCTCCGCCCTGGAGGTCCCCGCCGACCTGGTCCGCCTGTCCGT